A window of Kineococcus sp. NBC_00420 genomic DNA:
CACAGGGACAATGGTCGGTGCAAGGGGCGACCAGAGGGGGAGACAGTGGGATCAGCGGTGCGGAACGCTCCGAGGGGCGAGGCCACGCGGACGGCGATCATCGAGGCCGCCGAGCGGCTCTTCGCCGAGCACGGCCTGGACGGGGTGTCGCACCGCCAGATCAGCGCGGAGGCAGGACAGGGCAACAACGCCGCCGTCGGCTACCACTTCGGGACGACCCACGACCTCGTCACCGCCATCGTCGAGCGCCACAGCACGCCGATCGACACCCTCCGAGGTGCCATGGCCGACCGCGTCGCGGGATCCACGGACATCCGGGACTGGGTGGACTGCCTCTTCCGGCCGATGGCCGAGCACCTGGAGTCCCTCGGCTCCCCCACGTGGTGGGCCCGGTTGTCCGCCCAGCTCGCCGCCGACCCCCGCCGGCACGCGCTCTACGTCGAGCACGTCCTGCGCTCGGAGGCGTTGAGGCGCACGGTCGCCGGTTTCACGGCCTGCCTGCCCGACCTGCCGGAACCCGTCCGGGAGGAACGCGCGGCCATGTCGCGGCTGCTCTCGGTGCACGTCTTCGCCGACCGCGAGACCGCGCTCG
This region includes:
- a CDS encoding TetR/AcrR family transcriptional regulator translates to MRNAPRGEATRTAIIEAAERLFAEHGLDGVSHRQISAEAGQGNNAAVGYHFGTTHDLVTAIVERHSTPIDTLRGAMADRVAGSTDIRDWVDCLFRPMAEHLESLGSPTWWARLSAQLAADPRRHALYVEHVLRSEALRRTVAGFTACLPDLPEPVREERAAMSRLLSVHVFADRETALAEGSRTPRASWSETADGVVDAMVGLWTAPVTHPS